The Ahaetulla prasina isolate Xishuangbanna chromosome 4, ASM2864084v1, whole genome shotgun sequence genome has a window encoding:
- the COASY gene encoding bifunctional coenzyme A synthase isoform X1, whose protein sequence is MSIFRSGLLVLTSPLPALSLRLMPILASAARLVQETLYIQLQPGLSLSGATQPRFAYVPATSEVHNLISKLYANADIHRHLDVRILLTNLLNQGANPPGLGSVQNLSQPPEVVLTDYESADGVQSNPIKQRLERYAVSCYSCCPKLRSVLLYPDYELQDDDGELPPQEETEKTNEKLQSFSDVVVGGTFDRLHNGHKILLSVSCLLAENRLLIGVSDKDLLENKLLKELILPFEQRLNQLIEFLVDVKPSLLFSIVPLCDPFGPSITDPNLKCIVVSEETLKGGLSVNRKRAENNLSELAVHKINLAIDPQHAINEEEKISSSSLRYRLLGTLLSVPQKNPSLPSSPYIIGLTGGSGSGKSSVAQYLLQLGAFHLDMDRLGHNLYTPDGPVYQQVIEAFGPDILREDGAINRKLLGAKVFGDQEQMKQLNNIMWPVMAQMAKEKIEEAAKQGKAVCVLDAAMLLEAGWSEMVHEVWTVIIPENEAIRRIIERDGLSSEAAKLRIQSQMPNSQRVKQSHVVLCTMWEPEITHKMVEKAWALLQKRIKSEIEP, encoded by the exons ATGTCGATTTTCCGTTCTGGTCTACTTGTTCTGACATCCCCACTGCCGGCACTTTCTCTACGCTTGATGCCCATTCTTGCTTCAGCTGCCCGGTTGGTACAAGAAACCCTATATATTCAACTGCAGCCAGGACTCAGCTTGTCGGGTGCTACCCAGCCCCGTTTTGCCTATGTTCCTGCCACATCTGAAGTACACAACCTTATCAGCAAGCTGTACGCTAATGCTGACATCCATCGTCACCTTGATGTCCGAATATTGCTCACCAACCTTCTCAATCAAGGAGCTAACCCTCCAGGGCTAGGATCGGTACAGAACCTTTCCCAGCCACCTGAGGTGGTGCTCACAGACTATGAAAGTGCAGATGGAGTGCAATCAAATCCTATCAAACAACGCCTAGAACGTTATGCCGTCAGTTGTTATAGCTGTTGCCCTAAACTGAGGTCTGTTTTATTATATCCTGACTATGAATTACAAGATGATGATGGAGAACTGCCCCCACAAGAAGAGACTGAGAAAACAAATGAGAAACTGCAAAGTTTCTCTGATGTAGTGGTGGGAGGCACTTTTGATAGACTTCACAATGGTCACAAGATCCTTCTGAGTGTGAGCTGTCTGCTGGCAGAAAATCGGCTCCTTATTGGTGTCTCTGACAAAGATCTTTTGGAAA ATAAGTTATTAAAGGAGCTGATCCTACCTTTTGAACAACGTCTGAATCAACTTATTGAATTCCTAGTAGATGTCAAGCCCTCCCTGCTATTTAGCATTGTTCCTCTATGTGATCCCTTTGGTCCATCAATCACTGATCCGAACCTGAAGTGCATTGTAGTCAGTGAGGAGACGCTCAAGGGTGGTCTTTCTGTCAACAGAAAGAGGGCAGAAAAT AACCTTTCTGAACTGGCTGTCCACAAGATCAATCTGGCTATTGACCCTCAACATGCCATAAATGAGGAAGAAAAAATCAGCTCTTCTAGCTTGAGATACAGACTTCTCGGAACTTTGCTGTCTGTACCTCAG AAAAATCCATCGCTTCCTTCCAGCCCCTACATCATAGGGCTAACAGGTGGATCTGGCAGTGGCAAAAGTTCTGTTGCCCAGTATTTGCTTCAGCTTGGTGCCTTCCATTTGGATATGGACAGATTGGGACACAACCTTTACACACCAGATGGTCCTGTATACCAGCAGGTGATAGAAGCATTTGGACCAG ATATTTTGAGAGAAGATGGAGCCATCAACAGAAAATTGTTGGGAGCCAAAGTATTTGGAGACCAG GAACAGATGAAGCAACTGAACAATATCATGTGGCCAGTGATGGCTCAAATGgcaaaagaaaagatagaagagGCAGCCAAGCAGG GAAAGGCTGTGTGTGTGCTGGATGCAGCTATGTTGCTTGAGGCAGGCTGGTCAGAAATGGTGCATGAGGTCTGGACAGTCATCATTCCTGAAAATGAG GCCATAAGACGCATCATAGAGAGAGATGGCCTGAGTTCAGAAGCCGCCAAACTGCGGATACAAAGCCAAATGCCTAACAGCCAGCGTGTGAAGCAGTCACATGTAGTTCTTTGCACAATGTGGGAGCCAGAAATTACACACAAAATG GTGGAAAAAGCTTGGGCCCTGCTTCAGAAACGCATCAAATCTGAAATAGAGCCATGA
- the COASY gene encoding bifunctional coenzyme A synthase isoform X2 — translation MSIFRSGLLVLTSPLPALSLRLMPILASAARLVQETLYIQLQPGLSLSGATQPRFAYVPATSEVHNLISKLYANADIHRHLDVRILLTNLLNQGANPPGLGSVQNLSQPPEVVLTDYESADGVQSNPIKQRLERYAVSCYSCCPKLRSVLLYPDYELQDDDGELPPQEETEKTNEKLQSFSDVVVGGTFDRLHNGHKILLSVSCLLAENRLLIGVSDKDLLENKLLKELILPFEQRLNQLIEFLVDVKPSLLFSIVPLCDPFGPSITDPNLKCIVVSEETLKGGLSVNRKRAENNLSELAVHKINLAIDPQHAINEEEKISSSSLRYRLLGTLLSVPQKNPSLPSSPYIIGLTGGSGSGKSSVAQYLLQLGAFHLDMDRLGHNLYTPDGPVYQQVIEAFGPGKAVCVLDAAMLLEAGWSEMVHEVWTVIIPENEAIRRIIERDGLSSEAAKLRIQSQMPNSQRVKQSHVVLCTMWEPEITHKMVEKAWALLQKRIKSEIEP, via the exons ATGTCGATTTTCCGTTCTGGTCTACTTGTTCTGACATCCCCACTGCCGGCACTTTCTCTACGCTTGATGCCCATTCTTGCTTCAGCTGCCCGGTTGGTACAAGAAACCCTATATATTCAACTGCAGCCAGGACTCAGCTTGTCGGGTGCTACCCAGCCCCGTTTTGCCTATGTTCCTGCCACATCTGAAGTACACAACCTTATCAGCAAGCTGTACGCTAATGCTGACATCCATCGTCACCTTGATGTCCGAATATTGCTCACCAACCTTCTCAATCAAGGAGCTAACCCTCCAGGGCTAGGATCGGTACAGAACCTTTCCCAGCCACCTGAGGTGGTGCTCACAGACTATGAAAGTGCAGATGGAGTGCAATCAAATCCTATCAAACAACGCCTAGAACGTTATGCCGTCAGTTGTTATAGCTGTTGCCCTAAACTGAGGTCTGTTTTATTATATCCTGACTATGAATTACAAGATGATGATGGAGAACTGCCCCCACAAGAAGAGACTGAGAAAACAAATGAGAAACTGCAAAGTTTCTCTGATGTAGTGGTGGGAGGCACTTTTGATAGACTTCACAATGGTCACAAGATCCTTCTGAGTGTGAGCTGTCTGCTGGCAGAAAATCGGCTCCTTATTGGTGTCTCTGACAAAGATCTTTTGGAAA ATAAGTTATTAAAGGAGCTGATCCTACCTTTTGAACAACGTCTGAATCAACTTATTGAATTCCTAGTAGATGTCAAGCCCTCCCTGCTATTTAGCATTGTTCCTCTATGTGATCCCTTTGGTCCATCAATCACTGATCCGAACCTGAAGTGCATTGTAGTCAGTGAGGAGACGCTCAAGGGTGGTCTTTCTGTCAACAGAAAGAGGGCAGAAAAT AACCTTTCTGAACTGGCTGTCCACAAGATCAATCTGGCTATTGACCCTCAACATGCCATAAATGAGGAAGAAAAAATCAGCTCTTCTAGCTTGAGATACAGACTTCTCGGAACTTTGCTGTCTGTACCTCAG AAAAATCCATCGCTTCCTTCCAGCCCCTACATCATAGGGCTAACAGGTGGATCTGGCAGTGGCAAAAGTTCTGTTGCCCAGTATTTGCTTCAGCTTGGTGCCTTCCATTTGGATATGGACAGATTGGGACACAACCTTTACACACCAGATGGTCCTGTATACCAGCAGGTGATAGAAGCATTTGGACCAG GAAAGGCTGTGTGTGTGCTGGATGCAGCTATGTTGCTTGAGGCAGGCTGGTCAGAAATGGTGCATGAGGTCTGGACAGTCATCATTCCTGAAAATGAG GCCATAAGACGCATCATAGAGAGAGATGGCCTGAGTTCAGAAGCCGCCAAACTGCGGATACAAAGCCAAATGCCTAACAGCCAGCGTGTGAAGCAGTCACATGTAGTTCTTTGCACAATGTGGGAGCCAGAAATTACACACAAAATG GTGGAAAAAGCTTGGGCCCTGCTTCAGAAACGCATCAAATCTGAAATAGAGCCATGA
- the NAGLU gene encoding alpha-N-acetylglucosaminidase yields the protein MSRPLLLLLWAAAAAANSRPLWQWEAIARLQPEAEEARQATAVRKLLERLLGQRAASAFAVSVNRSLAGPGGLDTYRLSSETPGTINVSGSSGVAAASGIYHYLKDFCGCHVSWSGTQLRLPRSLPPVSAEITVTSPNRFRFYQNVCTYSYSFVWWNWERWEQEIDWMALHGINMALAFTGQEAIWQRVYLSLGLKQSEIDEYFTGPVFLAWNRMGNLHSWAGPLPFSWHQKKLNLQYRILERMRSLGMLTVLPAFSGHIPQGILRVFPQVNATQLGNWSHFDCTYSCTYLLSPEDPMFQVIGTLFLKELIKEFGTDHIYSADTFNEMRPLSSNTTYLSKVSTAVFRTMIGVDAHAIWLMQGWLFQHQRDFWQPAQVKALLQGVPLGRMLVLDLFAESKPVYLWTESFYGQPFIWCMLHNFGGNHGLFGMVESINQGPFEARRFLNSTMIGIGLTPEGIEQNDVIYELITDLGWLKEPVNLQQWVATYSTERYGVRNTQVVKAWQLLFQSVYNCSGPCVNHNHSPLVHRPSFRMNTEVWYNKSDVYEAWQLFQNTSGELGNSSTFCYDLVDVVRQVLQQRVSDYYLEIKQAFQKRVLSELLITGGILIYDLLPELDALLSSDRRFLLGGWLEAAHKMATSKKEEQLYDFNARNQLTLWGPDGNILDYANKQLAGLMLDYYRMRWKLFVITLVICLNSGTPFHQDQFNQAVIKVERRFIYNGKQYPSKPTGNTLDIATEIYLKYYPLP from the exons ATGTCGCGTCCGCTGTTGCTTTTGCTTTGGGCGGCCGCAGCGGCTGCTAATTCCCGGCCTTTGTGGCAATGGGAGGCGATAGCTCGCTTGCAGCCGGAGGCGGAAGAAGCCCGTCAGGCAACCGCGGTGCGGAAACTCCTGGAGCGGCTTCTGGGCCAGAGGGCGGCTTCTGCCTTCGCGGTATCCGTGAACCGGTCTTTGGCCGGGCCTGGCGGGCTCGACACATACCGGCTGAGCTCGGAGACGCCGGGCACGATCAACGTCTCCGGCTCTAGCGGAGTGGCCGCCGCCTCGGGAATCTACCATTACTTGAAGGACTTCTGCGGCTGCCACGTGTCCTGGTCTGGGACGCAGCTCCGACTGCCGCGGAGTTTGCCTCCTGTCTCCGCGGAGATTACCGTCACCAGCCCCAACAG GTTCCGCTTCTATCAAAATGTCTGCACTTACAGCTATTCCTTTGTGTGGTGGAACTGGGAACGCTGGGAGCAGGAGATTGACTGGATGGCGCTCCATGGTATTAACATGGCGCTGGCATTCACCGGGCAGGAAGCCATCTGGCAGCGA GTGTATTTGTCGCTGGGTCTAAAGCAATCAGAAATTGATGAGTACTTCACTGGCCCTGTTTTCCTAGCCTGGAACCGGATGGGGAATTTGCACTCTTGGGCAGGACCATTGCCCTTCTCCTGGCATCAGAAAAAACTAAATTTGCAG TACAGGATCCTAGAGAGGATGAGGTCTCTGGGTATGTTGACAGTGCTTCCCGCATTCTCTGGGCATATCCCTCAAGGCATTCTAAG AGTTTTTCCACAGGTCAATGCCACACAGCTGGGGAACTGGAGCCATTTTGATTGCACCTATTCATGTACTTACCTCTTGTCCCCTGAAGACCCCATGTTTCAGGTCATAGGGACCCTTTTTCTAAAGGAGCTTATCAAAGAGTTTGGTACAGATCATATATACAGTGCTGACACCTTCAATGAGATGCGCCCACTTTCATCAAATACCACCTACCTCTCCAAGGTCAGCACAGCTGTCTTCCGCACCATGATTGGAG TTGACGCCCATGCCATATGGCTGATGCAAGGTTGGCTTTTCCAGCACCAAAGAGACTTCTGGCAACCTGCTCAAGTTAAAGCCCTTCTTCAAGGTGTACCTCTAGGCAGGATGCTGGTGCTGGACCTCTTTGCTGAATCTAAGCCTGTCTACCTCTGGACTGAGTCCTTCTACGGGCAGCCTTTCATTTGGTGTATGCTTCACAACTTTGGTGGGAACCATGGCCTTTTTGGCATGGTGGAGAGCATCAACCAAGGTCCTTTTGAAGCCAGACGTTTTCTCAACTCTACTATGATTGGCATTGGCCTCACCCCTGAAGGTATTGAACAAAATGATGTGATATACGAACTCATAACAGATTTAGGTTGGCTCAAGGAGCCAGTAAATCTACAGCAGTGGGTTGCCACATACAGTACAGAGCGCTATGGTGTCAGAAACACGCAAGTAGTAAAGGCCTGGCAACTGCTATTCCAGAGTGTCTACAATTGTTCAGGGCCTTGTGTAAATCACAACCACAGCCCCCTTGTTCACCGTCCTTCTTTTCGGATGAACACAGAGGTCTGGTACAATAAGAGTGATGTCTATGAAGCCTGGCAGCTGTTTCAGAATACTTCTGGTGAACTGGGCAACAGCAGCACCTTCTGCTATGACCTCGTGGATGTGGTACGTCAGGTTCTGCAACAGCGAGTAAGTGATTACTATTTGGAAATCAAACAGGCTTTTCAGAAACGTGTGCTGTCAGAACTCCTGATTACTGGAGGTATTCTAATCTATGACCTTCTTCCAGAACTGGATGCTCTTCTCTCCAGTGACAGGCGTTTTTTGCTGGGAGGATGGCTGGAAGCTGCCCACAAAATGGCCACCAGCAAAAAAGAGGAGCAGTTGTATGACTTCAATGCACGAAACCAGCTAACACTCTGGGGACCTGATGGCAACATTTTGGACTATGCCAACAAACAGCTCGCAGGGCTGATGCTAGACTATTACAGGATGCGTTGGAAGCTTTTCGTTATCACCTTGGTGATATGCCTCAATTCTGGAACACCTTTTCACCAGGATCAATTTAACCAAGCTGTCATCAAAGTAGAAAGGAGATTTATCTACAATGGAAAACAGTATCCATCAAAACCTACAGGCAATACGCTAGACATAGCTACAGAGATATATCTTAAATATTACCCCCTGCCATGA